Proteins encoded by one window of Terriglobales bacterium:
- a CDS encoding GvpL/GvpF family gas vesicle protein translates to MPTSQKRSTAKRARRTAKVESIRGEDVHVRVESPPRSIDTAPGQGGRYVYGVIQADQSMEFGKMGIGGQGEMVYTVNYQDIAAVVSNTSVYMFDPTRENALAHEHVIESVMKSHTIIPMSFGTVFRTDDDIREVLKSIYPSLKDVLNQMAGKLEFGLKVNWDRERIIEELKHEDEEIRQFHQEITRKHLQSTYVARMQLGRMIDKALAERSAQYVREIYEGLRSSCVASRDNKPIGDKMILNAAFLVERDRESAFDAAVNRIAKKYGERLNFKYTGPWPPYNFVNIRLKLERGTG, encoded by the coding sequence ATGCCAACTAGCCAGAAGCGCAGCACCGCAAAACGCGCCCGCAGGACTGCCAAGGTGGAAAGCATTCGCGGCGAAGATGTACACGTGCGGGTTGAATCGCCGCCCCGCTCCATTGATACGGCTCCAGGCCAGGGCGGTCGTTACGTCTACGGCGTCATCCAGGCGGACCAGTCCATGGAGTTCGGCAAGATGGGTATCGGCGGACAGGGCGAGATGGTGTACACGGTGAACTACCAGGATATCGCCGCTGTGGTCAGCAACACGTCGGTTTACATGTTCGACCCTACCCGTGAAAACGCTCTCGCCCACGAACACGTGATCGAATCCGTAATGAAGAGTCACACCATCATCCCGATGAGCTTCGGCACGGTGTTTCGCACCGACGATGACATCCGCGAGGTGCTGAAGAGTATTTATCCTTCGCTCAAAGACGTCCTGAACCAGATGGCCGGCAAGCTGGAGTTCGGATTAAAAGTTAACTGGGACCGGGAACGAATCATTGAAGAATTGAAGCACGAAGACGAAGAGATACGTCAGTTCCACCAGGAAATCACGCGCAAGCATCTACAGTCCACCTATGTGGCCCGGATGCAGCTCGGCCGGATGATTGATAAAGCCCTGGCAGAGCGCTCCGCGCAATACGTCCGCGAAATTTATGAAGGCCTGCGTAGTTCGTGCGTGGCTTCCCGCGACAATAAACCCATCGGCGACAAAATGATTTTGAATGCCGCCTTTCTGGTGGAACGAGATCGCGAATCAGCATTTGACGCGGCGGTGAACCGTATCGCCAAGAAGTATGGCGAGCGGTTGAACTTTAAATACACCGGGCCCTGGCCGCCATATAATTTTGTAAATATTCGACTGAAGTTGGAGCGCGGCACTGGTTGA
- a CDS encoding GvpL/GvpF family gas vesicle protein, with product MKSKKTTRSGKSSQSPETVLYLYGISQEAGETPDVAGVDGQAQVQAIASAGLVSWVSPVSKSEFADNLVKNMENLDWLAAVSVRHQRVVSAISQKRALLPARFGTVFLGESSLKQHIAERKASLQSDLKRIEAADEWGVKIFGELPHKSVATQIPRSGREYLSAKAAGLQARSSNAADGEIAGFVEALKQLVEELSPGGAVSSGQRGLLWHGSILLHRTDRKKLERLLARFSRQWENQRRIECTGPWPPYSFVTREAET from the coding sequence TTGAAGAGCAAAAAAACAACCCGCAGCGGAAAGAGTAGCCAATCTCCGGAGACGGTTTTGTACCTTTACGGAATCAGTCAAGAGGCAGGCGAGACCCCTGACGTTGCCGGTGTTGATGGCCAGGCGCAGGTGCAAGCGATTGCAAGTGCCGGCCTGGTCTCATGGGTGAGCCCAGTCAGCAAATCCGAATTCGCCGACAATCTTGTTAAGAACATGGAGAACCTGGACTGGCTGGCCGCCGTAAGTGTGAGGCATCAACGGGTGGTGTCGGCCATTTCTCAAAAACGCGCGCTGCTGCCTGCACGCTTCGGCACTGTGTTTCTGGGTGAGTCCTCGTTAAAGCAGCACATTGCCGAGCGCAAGGCCAGTTTGCAATCCGATTTGAAACGAATTGAAGCAGCGGACGAATGGGGAGTAAAGATATTTGGCGAACTGCCGCACAAGTCGGTAGCCACTCAAATACCACGCTCAGGTAGGGAATACCTGAGCGCGAAGGCGGCAGGGTTACAGGCGCGCTCCTCGAACGCGGCAGATGGAGAAATTGCCGGCTTCGTGGAAGCGTTGAAGCAACTGGTGGAAGAATTGAGCCCCGGAGGCGCAGTCAGCTCGGGGCAGCGCGGCCTGCTATGGCACGGCTCCATCCTGCTGCACCGTACAGATCGCAAGAAGCTGGAGCGATTGTTGGCACGCTTCTCGCGCCAATGGGAAAATCAGCGCCGCATCGAATGTACAGGTCCATGGCCACCTTATTCTTTTGTCACGCGGGAGGCGGAGACCTAG
- a CDS encoding GvpL/GvpF family gas vesicle protein, with protein MPVLAYCITESGPQAAPALTGVAGAQVESLTEGELRCFISEFQTQPEGNATDAVLQFNRVLQDILSRTGIIPFRFPTVLANESELRDYLREHSEPCREALHRLKDDVQMEIQVTLKSPRAEEQTTTSGREYLQQRQARSKTLEQTAAKLQELTVGLTRDWLQKANSQGLRCYALVKRSSVREFQQTAGAFPGSAEVRIRVTGPWAATEFMSLPAPGQPTQP; from the coding sequence ATGCCAGTGCTCGCGTATTGCATCACGGAATCCGGGCCTCAAGCTGCGCCTGCACTAACCGGGGTAGCGGGGGCTCAGGTCGAGAGTCTTACGGAAGGGGAGCTCCGCTGTTTCATCTCTGAATTCCAGACTCAACCCGAGGGGAATGCCACTGACGCGGTGCTTCAGTTCAATCGTGTTCTTCAGGATATTCTTTCGCGAACAGGAATCATTCCATTTCGCTTTCCCACGGTGCTCGCCAACGAATCAGAGCTTCGTGACTATCTTCGCGAGCACAGCGAACCGTGCCGTGAGGCCCTCCATCGCTTAAAGGACGACGTCCAGATGGAAATCCAGGTCACGCTGAAAAGTCCCCGCGCGGAGGAGCAAACGACGACTTCCGGCCGTGAATACTTGCAGCAACGCCAGGCCCGATCTAAAACCCTGGAACAAACAGCTGCTAAACTGCAGGAGTTGACCGTCGGATTGACCCGAGATTGGCTGCAGAAGGCCAACTCGCAGGGTCTTCGCTGCTACGCCCTGGTGAAACGGTCCTCGGTGCGCGAGTTTCAACAAACGGCAGGTGCGTTCCCTGGTTCCGCGGAGGTCAGAATCAGAGTTACGGGTCCGTGGGCAGCGACAGAGTTCATGTCTTTGCCCGCTCCAGGTCAGCCGACGCAACCATAA
- a CDS encoding gas vesicle protein K, producing MTDSKQFSSGEIEQAIADLRRQLSNASDGALQRIDCSGENIEQGLAKLVLGLIELLRQLLERQAIRRMEGGSLTDEQLEQMGQALMKLEAKIHELAAQFGLSPADLNLELGPLGNLLPK from the coding sequence ATGACGGATTCGAAACAATTTTCCTCCGGCGAGATCGAGCAAGCCATCGCGGACCTGCGACGGCAGCTATCCAATGCCAGTGATGGAGCCCTGCAGCGCATTGATTGTTCGGGCGAGAATATAGAACAAGGGTTGGCCAAGCTGGTGCTTGGCCTCATTGAGCTGCTTCGTCAATTGTTGGAACGGCAGGCCATCCGTCGCATGGAGGGAGGCAGCCTGACGGACGAACAATTGGAACAGATGGGACAGGCACTCATGAAGCTCGAGGCCAAGATCCACGAATTGGCCGCCCAGTTCGGGCTTTCTCCAGCCGATTTGAACCTTGAGCTGGGTCCGTTAGGGAATCTTTTGCCGAAGTGA
- a CDS encoding gas vesicle protein GvpG: protein MFLIDDLLFSPITGFKFIMRTLAKVAEEQYTDDAPLKEQLLELQEKLDSAEITEEQYVQEEAVILRGLRDIENRRREMAGLAPEERDQPFSGKVGEGSGATVNLDHVKPR from the coding sequence ATGTTCCTGATTGATGACTTACTGTTCTCTCCCATTACCGGCTTCAAGTTCATCATGCGCACGTTGGCGAAGGTGGCCGAGGAGCAGTACACCGACGATGCTCCGCTCAAAGAGCAACTGCTCGAACTTCAGGAAAAACTGGATTCGGCTGAAATCACGGAAGAGCAATACGTGCAAGAAGAAGCGGTGATCTTGCGCGGACTGCGAGACATTGAAAATCGCAGACGTGAGATGGCCGGCCTTGCTCCTGAAGAGCGCGACCAGCCGTTCTCCGGCAAAGTCGGCGAAGGATCCGGCGCCACTGTGAATCTGGATCACGTGAAGCCGCGCTAA
- a CDS encoding gas vesicle protein translates to MSFLVNDGDSADEVSLLDILDHVLNSGIVIHGRLIISLAQVDLVYVGLNVLLTSVETALRQRTEPLPLPRKRK, encoded by the coding sequence ATGTCTTTTCTGGTCAACGACGGCGACTCTGCGGACGAGGTTTCTCTTCTGGACATCCTCGACCATGTGCTCAATTCCGGTATCGTCATTCACGGAAGGCTCATTATCTCGCTGGCCCAGGTTGACCTGGTGTATGTGGGTTTGAATGTCCTGCTCACTTCGGTTGAAACTGCCCTGCGGCAGCGGACAGAGCCATTACCCCTGCCCAGAAAACGAAAGTAG
- a CDS encoding response regulator: MAANPKPRVLVVDDEPSVLFTYRLLFEEQGYDVVAALSSEEATTALKDGAFQVILCDLSLERDRTGFDVIGVAREHSPSVPCVLLTGYANKEVADRAERNNVAVLYKPIEVDELLSTIQRMLRDSDAN, from the coding sequence ATGGCCGCGAATCCAAAACCGAGGGTGTTGGTGGTAGATGATGAGCCCTCAGTGTTATTTACATACAGGTTGCTTTTTGAAGAGCAAGGCTACGACGTGGTCGCGGCGCTTTCATCGGAAGAAGCCACCACTGCTCTTAAGGATGGGGCCTTCCAGGTGATCTTGTGCGATCTGTCGCTGGAACGAGATCGCACTGGTTTTGATGTGATTGGGGTTGCCAGAGAACATTCTCCTTCCGTACCTTGCGTGCTTCTGACCGGCTACGCCAATAAGGAGGTAGCCGACCGTGCGGAGCGGAATAATGTAGCTGTTTTATATAAACCGATAGAAGTTGACGAATTGCTAAGCACCATTCAACGTATGCTGAGGGACTCTGATGCCAACTAG
- a CDS encoding ATP-binding protein has product MATAMVRKMVRKRVWQSSGPDGRASSVGGTAGLRLLSAERSEEIFPILLEEIVGLGFVRALVLSVDFETGDIEPAAALKCSKAFLQKFRTSLWGDNPIVRPLHDMQPAVVAGLGVNGAPLYCHPIVYRNQNLCWEAERERSQQCLAVENFRAPRKLQLSEQVCSTCAMRAYAAAVLVEVKKTTNDAQIRQLQSMIELANRYLARLFKVEHYYNRMRDMDVIISQMRTVMRSMADPVILTDTHHRVVMQNKAAERFFRAPEGISEGGARAVELNNLLFSAALSSMAISADESSRDLTLVDVMEGEEVLFEAVCAPTQSSDGSRSGMVTVMRDVTDLRRADQELRANLERLRETEEIVRQDRDRLNLVIENVGDPIIVADNSAKVVLFDPLAKELLGAGSEQQHPAIVRNQAKLDAYLTAFTFSFADKENKPLRLFHPGTNAEIEYAARSGKIYNARGQVSYTVTVLRDFTAWKKLEQLQVERRMLEMEKFAATGRLAGTIAHEINNPMEAIKNAVYLMPGKLRPEAEPLYGILKSETERVTRIVRQMLGLYRNTEQVGGFDLNVVVEDTLTLFARQLATAGITVDKRLGNLPPLIGSADNFRQVLSNLVVNSRDSMTQGGKLTIRTRHIRSMDGVRGWTRLVVADSGSGIRREIRENMFEPFVTTKGQRGTGLGLWIVKGIVENHRGRIRVRSEVGKGTIFKLDFPLVR; this is encoded by the coding sequence ATGGCAACGGCGATGGTCCGGAAGATGGTCCGGAAGAGAGTCTGGCAATCCTCCGGGCCCGATGGCAGAGCCAGTTCGGTGGGTGGCACTGCTGGTCTGCGGCTGCTCTCTGCAGAGCGCTCCGAAGAAATTTTCCCCATCCTCCTGGAGGAAATAGTTGGTCTCGGTTTTGTTCGCGCCCTGGTGTTGAGCGTTGATTTCGAAACCGGCGACATCGAACCCGCAGCCGCCCTGAAGTGCAGCAAAGCCTTTCTACAAAAATTCCGGACCTCTCTCTGGGGCGATAATCCAATCGTCCGTCCCTTGCACGACATGCAACCGGCCGTGGTGGCAGGTCTGGGAGTGAATGGCGCCCCTCTCTATTGCCATCCTATTGTTTATCGCAATCAAAACCTGTGCTGGGAAGCGGAACGCGAACGCAGCCAGCAATGCCTGGCTGTCGAGAATTTCCGCGCGCCGCGCAAATTACAACTTAGCGAGCAAGTCTGCTCTACGTGTGCCATGCGCGCCTATGCGGCGGCGGTGCTGGTAGAGGTGAAGAAAACCACCAACGACGCGCAGATACGGCAGCTCCAAAGCATGATTGAGCTGGCGAACCGTTATCTCGCCCGCCTGTTCAAGGTCGAACATTATTACAACCGCATGCGAGACATGGATGTGATCATCTCGCAAATGCGGACGGTCATGAGGAGCATGGCTGATCCGGTGATCCTCACCGACACGCATCACCGGGTGGTCATGCAAAATAAGGCGGCGGAGCGCTTCTTCCGCGCCCCGGAAGGGATCAGCGAAGGCGGAGCGCGCGCAGTGGAGTTGAACAATCTTCTTTTTTCTGCCGCGCTCTCATCCATGGCAATCAGCGCGGACGAGAGTTCGCGCGACCTGACGCTGGTAGATGTGATGGAGGGCGAAGAAGTCTTGTTCGAGGCGGTGTGCGCGCCCACCCAGAGCAGTGACGGCTCGCGCAGCGGCATGGTGACGGTAATGCGTGATGTCACCGATCTCCGCCGCGCTGACCAAGAACTGCGCGCGAACCTCGAACGGCTGAGAGAAACTGAGGAAATTGTCCGCCAGGACCGCGACCGCCTCAACCTGGTGATTGAGAACGTCGGCGATCCTATTATCGTCGCCGATAACTCTGCCAAAGTCGTGTTGTTCGATCCGCTTGCCAAAGAGTTGCTGGGCGCCGGGTCCGAACAGCAACATCCTGCCATTGTGAGAAACCAGGCAAAACTGGACGCTTACCTGACCGCTTTTACTTTCTCTTTTGCTGATAAAGAGAACAAGCCGCTGCGCCTGTTTCATCCCGGTACGAATGCTGAAATCGAATACGCTGCTCGATCGGGAAAGATTTACAACGCTCGCGGCCAGGTGTCTTATACCGTGACCGTTTTACGCGACTTTACTGCCTGGAAAAAGTTAGAGCAGTTGCAAGTCGAGCGCCGGATGCTGGAGATGGAAAAATTCGCAGCCACCGGCCGGTTAGCGGGCACCATCGCCCACGAAATCAACAATCCCATGGAAGCGATCAAGAATGCCGTCTACTTGATGCCGGGAAAGTTGAGGCCGGAAGCCGAGCCCCTGTATGGAATTCTCAAGAGCGAAACCGAGCGGGTCACGCGTATTGTTCGCCAGATGCTTGGCCTCTATCGCAACACCGAGCAGGTTGGTGGTTTCGATCTTAATGTCGTGGTCGAAGACACCCTCACCCTCTTTGCGCGGCAGTTGGCGACCGCGGGAATCACCGTGGACAAGCGGTTGGGCAATCTACCACCGCTGATCGGCTCGGCGGACAATTTCCGTCAAGTGCTTTCAAACTTGGTGGTGAATTCTCGCGACAGCATGACTCAGGGTGGCAAACTGACCATTCGCACGCGGCACATACGCTCCATGGACGGGGTGCGTGGCTGGACCAGGCTTGTGGTGGCTGACAGCGGATCCGGCATCCGGCGCGAGATTCGGGAAAATATGTTCGAGCCTTTCGTCACCACCAAAGGCCAAAGAGGCACGGGTCTTGGCTTGTGGATTGTAAAGGGCATCGTCGAGAATCACCGAGGACGGATCCGTGTGCGGAGCGAAGTCGGTAAGGGCACAATTTTCAAGCTGGACTTTCCACTGGTTCGTTAA
- a CDS encoding TRC40/GET3/ArsA family transport-energizing ATPase, which produces MPELAFFLGKGGVGKSTVSAAYAVYSALQSPRRHVLLLSTDPAHSLADILQLKLGERPTPVPLPAKGHLSAWQLNPAKRFRAFLAKYKDELLATIEKGTIFTRQEIEPLLDATLPGMAEVSSLLAIDDVLGGAEFDSIVVDTAPFGHTLRLLSLPEHFSRFLDFVELASSRDAVLAAHFGGTAKPVAAFLGTWRKIVQAIRDALIGNAKLFLVTTPERLALNESLRCAQQLRDSPEHLEFSSIVLNRAVRAAAGCATCKKRALATRSALPLLKKQFPSAHTHIGEDVGSPVLGASDLQRFAEHVFEKRALGLKIAPPKAPEPKLKSGSWPQLQQSLIMSVGKGGVGKTTIAAGLAWQIRKSKPNVAICSVDPAPSLDDIFQQPVGDSATSVLDDPGLMASELDAPSQFAQWVTTVRQQIDVALSRDGDGVGVDLSFERRLFSALLDVVPPGVDEVFAVFRILDLLSANSSGNDDKNNRRVVIDMAPTGHALELLRMPERMQVWSRLLLKTLSAHRRLALARDVAVQIAEMGQRVRELRQLLKDSARTQIWTVMLAEPLPDRETERLLHQLSDLDLPLGPMVVNRVLFREDVKNCDRCQRARRWQLATLARVGRRRGRDIYVMRNFPSEIVGRRGLQSLTRQIWCLG; this is translated from the coding sequence ATGCCAGAGCTGGCATTCTTCCTGGGTAAAGGCGGAGTGGGCAAAAGTACCGTATCCGCCGCCTATGCGGTGTATAGCGCCCTACAAAGCCCCCGCCGGCACGTGCTGTTGTTGTCAACCGATCCCGCCCACTCGTTAGCCGACATTTTGCAGCTCAAATTAGGCGAACGGCCCACCCCGGTTCCGCTGCCCGCCAAAGGACATCTGAGCGCATGGCAACTCAATCCAGCCAAGCGTTTCCGCGCCTTCCTGGCAAAGTATAAAGATGAACTCTTGGCGACCATTGAGAAGGGGACGATCTTCACTCGCCAGGAAATCGAGCCATTGCTGGATGCCACGCTCCCAGGCATGGCCGAGGTGTCATCATTACTTGCCATTGATGACGTTCTTGGTGGCGCGGAGTTTGACAGCATCGTTGTAGACACCGCGCCATTTGGGCACACTCTTCGTTTGCTGAGTCTGCCCGAGCACTTCTCCCGGTTTCTGGATTTTGTTGAACTAGCGAGCAGCCGCGATGCAGTTCTGGCAGCGCATTTTGGCGGCACTGCCAAGCCAGTTGCAGCATTTCTCGGGACCTGGCGAAAGATCGTGCAGGCAATCCGGGATGCGCTCATCGGCAACGCCAAATTATTTCTGGTCACCACTCCGGAACGACTTGCGCTGAACGAGTCTTTGCGATGCGCGCAACAACTGCGCGATTCGCCCGAACACCTGGAATTCAGCAGCATAGTTCTCAACCGCGCGGTGAGAGCAGCCGCCGGCTGTGCCACTTGCAAAAAGCGCGCGCTTGCCACCCGCTCCGCATTGCCGTTGCTGAAGAAGCAATTTCCAAGCGCTCATACTCACATAGGGGAGGACGTCGGCTCACCCGTTCTTGGGGCAAGCGATCTACAGCGCTTTGCCGAGCACGTGTTTGAAAAGAGAGCGCTTGGCCTGAAAATCGCGCCGCCAAAAGCGCCGGAACCGAAGCTGAAGTCCGGGAGCTGGCCGCAGCTGCAACAGTCGCTGATCATGTCTGTAGGCAAGGGTGGGGTCGGCAAGACCACAATTGCGGCAGGCTTGGCATGGCAGATCCGCAAATCAAAGCCCAACGTCGCCATCTGCTCGGTTGATCCCGCGCCTTCCCTGGACGACATTTTTCAGCAACCCGTGGGTGACAGCGCGACATCCGTGCTCGATGATCCAGGTCTGATGGCCTCCGAGCTTGACGCTCCCTCTCAATTTGCCCAATGGGTAACGACGGTACGTCAGCAAATTGACGTTGCACTCTCTCGCGACGGCGACGGAGTGGGGGTGGACCTCTCGTTCGAGCGGCGGTTATTTTCCGCGCTGTTGGATGTGGTTCCCCCCGGAGTTGACGAAGTTTTCGCGGTGTTTCGCATTCTCGATTTGCTTTCCGCCAACTCGTCCGGCAACGACGACAAAAACAACCGGCGCGTGGTCATTGACATGGCTCCTACCGGACATGCCCTCGAACTTTTGCGCATGCCCGAGCGGATGCAGGTGTGGTCGCGCCTTCTGTTGAAAACCCTCTCTGCGCACCGTAGACTAGCTCTCGCCCGCGATGTAGCGGTACAGATTGCGGAGATGGGCCAGCGGGTGCGCGAACTGCGCCAACTGCTGAAAGATTCAGCCAGAACACAGATTTGGACGGTGATGCTGGCCGAGCCTCTCCCGGACCGCGAGACCGAGCGACTGCTTCACCAGTTGTCCGATTTGGACTTGCCACTCGGCCCCATGGTTGTGAACCGCGTATTGTTCAGAGAAGATGTTAAAAACTGCGATCGCTGTCAGCGGGCGCGACGGTGGCAACTGGCGACCCTGGCCAGAGTTGGTAGACGGCGCGGACGCGACATTTACGTTATGCGAAATTTTCCCTCGGAAATTGTGGGCCGGCGAGGCCTGCAAAGCTTGACCCGGCAAATCTGGTGCCTCGGTTGA
- a CDS encoding gas vesicle protein has product MERVPSISGTANLLDILDRVLDKGLVVAGDIRISLANVELLTIRIRLLVCSVDKAEQIGLNWWKYDPHLTMPAQSSPEIAQPRARLARPPAPRGGAPRKTRNR; this is encoded by the coding sequence ATGGAACGAGTGCCGAGCATCTCGGGAACGGCCAATCTTCTCGACATCCTGGATCGCGTACTCGACAAGGGTCTGGTGGTCGCCGGCGACATACGCATCTCCCTGGCCAATGTGGAGTTACTCACGATTCGCATTCGGCTGCTGGTGTGCTCAGTAGATAAAGCGGAGCAGATCGGGCTCAACTGGTGGAAGTACGATCCCCACCTGACGATGCCAGCGCAATCGTCGCCGGAGATTGCGCAGCCCAGGGCAAGACTTGCGAGACCGCCAGCTCCACGTGGCGGAGCACCACGGAAAACGCGAAATCGGTAG
- a CDS encoding nitroreductase family deazaflavin-dependent oxidoreductase — protein MRRATRRIASQMTDKEPVYLYLTTVGRRSGLPREIEIWFTQRDGRYYVIAEHGHSHWVQNIITNAAVRVRIGERLFSARARVIEEQAEHQLNAEVQALSRQKYGWGEGLVVELTPEVQ, from the coding sequence GTGAGGCGCGCGACGAGGAGAATAGCCTCGCAGATGACTGATAAAGAACCCGTCTATCTATACCTTACGACTGTTGGCCGACGCAGCGGCCTGCCGCGCGAGATCGAAATCTGGTTCACTCAGCGTGATGGACGCTATTACGTTATTGCGGAGCATGGTCACAGCCACTGGGTGCAAAACATCATCACCAATGCGGCCGTCCGGGTGCGGATTGGAGAACGTCTCTTCAGCGCGCGTGCTCGGGTGATTGAGGAGCAGGCCGAACACCAACTGAACGCAGAAGTGCAAGCGTTGTCACGACAGAAATATGGCTGGGGCGAAGGCCTGGTAGTGGAGCTCACGCCTGAGGTTCAATGA
- the gvpA gene encoding gas vesicle structural protein GvpA, which yields MAVERVSGGSSLIDVLDRVLDKGIVIDAWVRISLVGIDLITVEARVVVASIDTYLKYADAVGLVGLVSRPQLAEVEPPPAIVETTRRGTRAPSRRPARR from the coding sequence ATGGCGGTAGAACGGGTATCGGGTGGTTCTAGCCTGATCGATGTTCTTGACCGGGTACTGGACAAAGGCATCGTCATTGACGCCTGGGTCCGGATTTCGCTGGTCGGCATTGACCTGATCACGGTGGAGGCTCGGGTTGTGGTCGCCTCCATTGACACTTACCTTAAATATGCCGATGCCGTGGGTTTGGTCGGACTGGTTTCGCGGCCGCAGCTCGCGGAAGTAGAGCCTCCACCTGCCATCGTCGAAACCACACGACGTGGGACGCGGGCTCCTTCTCGACGGCCAGCGCGGCGCTAA